The genomic window CCGAAATGTCTCCCATGAAAGATATCCGCGGCGATGGTCGGATAGAGCCCCTGGCGCGACCCGAAACCCACGGCGAACAGCGGCGGGTACAGGGACAACACGAGTATCTCCGACATTCCGTCGAGGTTGAGGAGGACCACGATGCCGCCCACCAGGGCCAGGCTGCCGATGGTGTAGGCCCGCTCGCTGCCGATCCGGTCCGAGAGCGTCCCCATGCCGATCATGCTGAAGGTGGTGAAGAACCCGGTGAGGCCCAAAACCCAGGCACCGAACTCCCG from Deltaproteobacteria bacterium includes these protein-coding regions:
- a CDS encoding MFS transporter — translated: REFGAWVLGLTGFFTTFSMIGMGTLSDRIGSERAYTIGSLALVGGIVVLLNLDGMSEILVLSLYPPLFAVGFGSRQGLYPTIAADIFHGRHFGSIIGFLAFSIGMGAGVGPWLAGYLHDLSGSYASSGWIGIVLCVLSLACIWIVAPSRGADA